In Fibrobacter sp. UWB10, a single window of DNA contains:
- a CDS encoding nucleotidyltransferase domain-containing protein, producing MVFAENILRIFRENKLLAKYRLKDVFVFGSSVRTATPNDIDLLVRDYQDYNDLLSLRKELSEKTGKSVDVVIEKFANPIILYRANKESIRVE from the coding sequence ATGGTATTTGCCGAAAACATACTACGGATATTCCGTGAAAACAAACTTCTTGCGAAGTATCGCCTGAAGGATGTCTTTGTATTCGGTTCGTCTGTCCGGACTGCAACACCCAACGACATTGACCTGTTAGTTCGTGATTACCAGGACTACAATGATCTGTTGTCCTTGCGGAAGGAACTTTCCGAAAAGACCGGCAAGTCCGTGGATGTCGTCATAGAGAAGTTTGCAAACCCCATTATCCTGTATCGAGCAAACAAGGAGTCCATCCGTGTCGAATGA
- a CDS encoding FISUMP domain-containing protein has translation MKKSFQRVIATLNLFQGKQSLTIFLFAALFALSACDDSSSASSDETSVSSSSVESSDSSVTLSPSTSSGQAPESAESNGSSDENMEKDQSSSSNAKSSSSAKETKNSSDSKSSSSVKSDDSSSSNKDNSSSSVSSSSSEMQSSSSSVKQSSSSSVLPKSSSSVFEVDSSRLCTPGYAFCNRALGADSMHAGAYKKFTYEGRSYYYLTINGKNQDGKAASVTVMAENLNVGEMVDGNKDQNDDSKIERYCYDNDTMKCEEYGGLYQWAEMMKLPSECNTKSCADSIKPNHQGICPDGWRLLTYDDMYVVVHANGNRNGVADIRSMGFGGFNYSGYGLIGAGYNWNYEFRNIEESAYWHYPEEGRSNDNNIASFVGLQTRSSKSNSTQDTYKTHGFSVRCVKVD, from the coding sequence ATGAAAAAGTCTTTCCAGCGTGTCATTGCGACCCTGAACTTGTTTCAGGGGAAGCAATCTCTAACCATCTTCTTGTTCGCGGCACTCTTCGCCCTTTCGGCTTGCGACGACTCGTCGTCGGCAAGTTCCGATGAAACAAGTGTTTCCAGTTCGTCTGTAGAGTCGTCTGATTCGAGTGTCACCCTGAGTCCTTCGACAAGTTCAGGACAGGCTCCGGAGTCAGCGGAGTCGAATGGGTCTAGTGACGAAAATATGGAAAAAGACCAGTCATCGAGTAGTAACGCTAAGTCGAGTAGTTCCGCGAAAGAAACAAAGAATTCATCTGACTCCAAGAGTTCAAGTTCTGTGAAGTCCGATGACTCATCCAGCAGCAACAAGGACAACTCTAGTTCATCGGTGAGTTCGTCTTCGAGTGAAATGCAAAGTAGCAGTTCTTCTGTGAAACAGTCTAGTTCAAGTTCTGTCTTGCCTAAATCCAGTAGTTCCGTTTTTGAAGTTGACTCTTCCAGATTATGCACGCCTGGGTATGCTTTCTGCAATCGAGCATTAGGGGCTGATAGTATGCATGCTGGGGCGTACAAAAAGTTTACATATGAGGGACGATCCTACTATTATCTGACAATCAATGGTAAAAATCAGGATGGTAAAGCTGCCTCTGTAACTGTCATGGCGGAAAATCTAAATGTCGGCGAAATGGTCGACGGCAATAAGGATCAAAATGATGATTCCAAGATTGAGCGGTATTGTTATGACAATGATACAATGAAATGCGAAGAGTATGGCGGACTCTATCAATGGGCGGAAATGATGAAGTTGCCGAGCGAATGCAACACCAAGAGTTGTGCTGACTCTATTAAGCCAAACCATCAGGGAATTTGCCCAGATGGATGGAGACTTTTAACTTATGATGATATGTATGTCGTTGTGCATGCAAATGGAAATAGAAATGGTGTTGCCGATATTCGGAGCATGGGCTTTGGTGGCTTTAATTATAGTGGATATGGACTGATTGGTGCTGGATATAATTGGAACTATGAATTTAGAAATATAGAAGAGTCTGCTTATTGGCACTATCCGGAAGAAGGTCGTTCTAATGATAATAATATTGCTTCTTTTGTTGGGCTTCAAACAAGAAGTTCGAAATCAAACAGTACGCAGGATACATACAAAACGCATGGATTCTCAGTTCGGTGCGTAAAAGTAGACTAA
- a CDS encoding LEPR-XLL domain-containing protein: MAKKNPNDKNLNNYKIEALEPRLMMDFAV, translated from the coding sequence ATGGCTAAGAAAAATCCGAACGACAAGAATCTAAACAATTACAAAATAGAGGCACTTGAGCCTCGTCTGATGATGGATTTTGCGGTATAA
- a CDS encoding DUF86 domain-containing protein: MTPGTTFSICWGCSRSLLKIQKYTQDIHSTEELLEKEDQMVFNACLTLLANIGESINKLSDTAKAGIASENIQAIRGMRNRIVHDYAGLDSFIVYNTIKNDLDPLKDTFVKIIHEGLVNKSFDEGEFEAAKSSGFYKFIDFNIF, from the coding sequence ATGACCCCAGGAACGACCTTTTCCATTTGTTGGGGATGCTCGAGGTCCCTGCTGAAAATTCAGAAATATACACAGGACATTCATTCCACCGAAGAACTTCTTGAGAAAGAAGATCAAATGGTATTCAATGCGTGTCTGACCTTGCTTGCAAACATAGGCGAATCCATCAACAAACTCTCGGACACAGCCAAAGCAGGAATTGCAAGTGAAAATATTCAGGCAATCCGCGGAATGCGAAATAGGATTGTCCACGATTATGCTGGGCTTGACTCGTTTATCGTTTACAACACTATAAAGAATGACCTTGACCCGCTAAAGGATACCTTTGTGAAAATCATTCATGAAGGTCTAGTAAACAAGTCCTTTGACGAAGGTGAATTTGAAGCGGCGAAAAGCTCCGGCTTTTACAAGTTCATTGATTTCAATATATTTTAA
- the nifJ gene encoding pyruvate:ferredoxin (flavodoxin) oxidoreductase, translating to MAKKMIACDGNEATASVAFAVSEVAAIYPITPSSPMAEHADNWSAAGKKNIWGQVPRVFEMQSEGGAAGTVHGALQAGALTTTFTASQGLLLMIPNMYKIAGELTPTVFHVTARALAMQGLSIFGDHSDVMACRQTGFAMLASSCVQECQDLALVAHASTLESRVPFMHFFDGFRTSHEVMKIEALEDGVIRNVIDEKYVKACRERCLTPDRPTMRGTAQNPDVYFQGRETVNPFYLKVPEIVQKYMDKVASYTGRQYHIVDYVGAPDAERVIISMGSSTCTIGDTVKYLNSKGEKVGLVNIRLYRPFPMEAVVAALPKTVKKIAVLDRCKEPGSAGEPLFQDALTAISEAVMAGKIAMPKMIGGRYGLSSKEFTPAMVKAIYDELAKADPKARFTVGINDDVCHTSLTIDPNFKLESDFFQAMFFGLGSDGTVGANKNSIKIIGNETDNYAQGYFVYDSKKSGSMTTSHLRFGKSIIDAPYLIGENEADFVACHHTPHLESVNMLKYAKDGATFLVNTPHSADTVWDTFPRPVQEEIIKKHLKVYVIDAYAVAAKTGMGRRINTVMQTCFFSKLGNVLDAETAIKYIKKYAEKTYAKKGQEVVQKNWDAIDASLANLFEVKVPATVTSTKEFRAPIHGDAPKFVNEVTAEIIKGNGELLPVSKMPCDGVFPTATTKYEKRDLALNIPSWNPDACVQCGKCAMVCPHAAIRVKVVDESAVKNAPEGFKFTPAKGFKLEGSDKPVFAISVSSYDCTGCGVCTQACIGKDKADETKKAINMVPQEPIKVQEGKCWDFFVDLPEFDRTKVNKNLVKQAMLLEPLFEFSGSCAGCGETAYVRLVSQLFGDRMVVANATGCSSIYGGNLPTTPWAKNKEGRGPAWANSLFEDNAEFGLGMRLAITKHAKQALSLLEAVNVPAELKEKLTTQKQDDEAGIKAQRENVAALKAALAGATDEASVSLRDEFADYLVKKSVWIFGGDGWAYDIGYGGLDHVMATGENVNICVLDTEVYSNTGGQASKATNRGAVALFAAAGKRAGKKDLGLIAMSYKNVYVGRIALGANDAQALKVLQEAEAHNGPSLIICYCPCINHGFDLNSQLQHQKMAVDSGYWTLLRYNPALAAEGKAPLILDSKKPTIPVAEYIYTENRYKQLTRSNPEVAKKLADDLQKEVDARYAFYDAMSKDTEGLISL from the coding sequence ATGGCAAAAAAGATGATTGCGTGTGATGGTAACGAGGCCACCGCTAGCGTAGCGTTTGCTGTTAGCGAAGTTGCGGCTATCTACCCGATTACACCGTCTAGTCCTATGGCTGAGCACGCCGACAACTGGAGTGCTGCAGGCAAGAAGAATATTTGGGGACAGGTTCCCCGCGTGTTTGAAATGCAGTCCGAAGGTGGCGCTGCCGGTACCGTTCACGGTGCTCTGCAGGCCGGTGCCCTCACCACGACCTTCACCGCTTCCCAGGGTCTTCTGTTGATGATCCCGAACATGTACAAGATTGCGGGCGAACTGACCCCCACGGTCTTCCATGTGACTGCTCGTGCCCTTGCCATGCAGGGCCTTTCTATTTTCGGTGACCACTCCGACGTGATGGCTTGCCGCCAGACCGGCTTTGCCATGCTCGCCTCCAGCTGCGTGCAGGAATGCCAGGATCTCGCTCTCGTGGCCCACGCATCCACTCTCGAAAGCCGCGTTCCGTTCATGCACTTCTTCGACGGTTTCCGCACCTCCCACGAAGTGATGAAGATCGAAGCTCTCGAAGACGGCGTTATCCGTAACGTCATCGACGAAAAGTACGTGAAGGCTTGCCGCGAACGCTGCCTCACCCCGGACCGCCCGACCATGCGCGGTACCGCCCAGAACCCGGACGTCTACTTCCAGGGCCGCGAAACGGTGAACCCGTTCTACCTGAAGGTTCCGGAAATTGTCCAGAAGTACATGGACAAGGTCGCAAGCTACACTGGCCGTCAGTACCACATCGTGGACTACGTCGGTGCACCCGACGCCGAACGCGTGATCATTTCCATGGGTTCTTCGACCTGCACCATCGGTGACACCGTCAAGTACCTCAACTCCAAGGGCGAAAAGGTCGGTCTCGTGAACATCCGCCTGTACCGCCCGTTCCCGATGGAAGCCGTCGTTGCAGCCCTCCCGAAGACCGTCAAGAAGATTGCCGTCCTCGACCGCTGCAAGGAACCGGGTTCCGCTGGCGAACCGCTCTTCCAGGATGCCCTGACCGCTATCTCCGAAGCCGTGATGGCCGGCAAGATAGCTATGCCGAAGATGATCGGCGGCCGCTACGGTCTCTCTTCCAAGGAATTCACCCCGGCCATGGTCAAGGCCATTTACGACGAACTTGCCAAGGCCGACCCGAAGGCACGCTTCACCGTCGGTATCAACGATGACGTCTGCCACACGAGCCTCACCATCGACCCGAACTTCAAGCTGGAAAGCGACTTCTTCCAGGCCATGTTCTTCGGTCTGGGTTCCGACGGTACCGTGGGTGCCAACAAGAACTCCATCAAGATTATCGGTAACGAAACCGACAACTACGCACAGGGCTACTTCGTTTACGACTCCAAGAAGTCCGGCTCCATGACCACCTCTCACCTCCGCTTCGGTAAGAGCATCATCGACGCCCCGTACCTGATTGGCGAAAACGAAGCCGACTTCGTGGCATGCCACCACACTCCGCACCTGGAATCCGTGAACATGCTGAAGTACGCGAAGGATGGCGCTACCTTCCTCGTGAATACCCCGCACTCCGCCGACACCGTGTGGGATACATTCCCGCGTCCGGTACAGGAAGAAATCATCAAGAAGCACCTCAAGGTGTATGTGATCGACGCCTACGCCGTTGCCGCGAAGACCGGCATGGGCCGCCGCATCAACACCGTGATGCAGACCTGCTTCTTCTCTAAGCTCGGTAACGTGCTCGATGCCGAAACCGCCATCAAGTACATCAAGAAGTACGCCGAAAAGACCTACGCCAAGAAGGGTCAGGAAGTGGTCCAGAAGAACTGGGACGCTATCGACGCCTCTCTTGCTAACCTGTTCGAAGTCAAGGTTCCGGCCACTGTCACCAGCACGAAGGAATTCCGCGCTCCGATCCACGGCGACGCTCCGAAGTTCGTGAACGAAGTCACCGCAGAAATCATCAAGGGCAACGGCGAGCTCCTCCCTGTTTCCAAGATGCCTTGCGACGGCGTGTTCCCGACCGCTACCACCAAGTACGAAAAGCGCGACCTCGCCCTCAACATCCCGTCCTGGAATCCGGACGCTTGCGTGCAGTGCGGCAAGTGCGCCATGGTCTGCCCGCATGCAGCCATCCGCGTGAAGGTTGTGGACGAATCCGCCGTGAAGAACGCTCCGGAAGGCTTCAAGTTCACTCCGGCCAAGGGCTTCAAACTCGAAGGTTCCGACAAGCCGGTATTCGCGATTTCCGTGTCCAGCTACGACTGTACGGGTTGCGGCGTTTGTACGCAGGCCTGTATCGGTAAGGACAAGGCCGACGAAACCAAGAAGGCCATCAACATGGTGCCGCAGGAACCCATCAAGGTCCAGGAAGGCAAGTGCTGGGACTTCTTCGTCGATCTCCCGGAATTCGACCGCACCAAGGTCAACAAGAACCTCGTCAAGCAGGCCATGCTCCTCGAACCTCTGTTCGAATTCTCCGGCTCCTGCGCAGGCTGCGGCGAAACCGCTTACGTGCGTCTCGTTTCTCAGCTGTTCGGTGACCGCATGGTCGTTGCCAACGCTACGGGTTGCTCCTCCATTTACGGCGGTAACCTCCCGACCACTCCGTGGGCAAAGAACAAGGAAGGCCGCGGTCCCGCTTGGGCCAACAGCCTCTTCGAAGACAACGCAGAATTCGGTCTCGGTATGCGTCTCGCTATCACGAAGCATGCCAAGCAGGCTCTCAGCCTCCTCGAAGCCGTGAACGTTCCTGCCGAACTCAAGGAAAAGCTCACGACCCAAAAACAGGACGACGAAGCCGGCATCAAGGCCCAGCGTGAAAACGTTGCCGCCCTTAAGGCTGCTCTCGCCGGTGCAACCGACGAAGCATCCGTCAGCCTCCGCGACGAATTCGCCGACTACCTCGTGAAGAAGTCCGTGTGGATCTTCGGTGGTGACGGTTGGGCATACGACATCGGTTACGGTGGTCTCGACCACGTGATGGCCACGGGCGAAAACGTGAACATCTGCGTCCTCGATACCGAAGTGTACTCCAACACCGGTGGACAGGCTTCCAAGGCCACGAACCGTGGCGCAGTCGCCCTCTTCGCTGCCGCTGGTAAGCGCGCCGGCAAGAAGGACCTCGGCCTTATCGCCATGAGCTACAAGAACGTTTACGTTGGCCGTATCGCCCTCGGCGCAAACGATGCTCAGGCCCTCAAGGTTCTTCAGGAAGCAGAAGCACACAATGGTCCGTCTCTGATCATCTGCTACTGCCCCTGCATCAACCACGGTTTCGATCTCAACAGCCAGCTTCAGCACCAGAAGATGGCTGTGGATTCCGGTTACTGGACTCTGCTCCGCTACAACCCGGCTCTCGCCGCCGAAGGAAAGGCTCCGCTTATCCTCGACTCCAAGAAGCCGACGATCCCGGTTGCAGAATACATCTACACCGAAAACCGCTACAAGCAGCTCACCCGTAGCAATCCGGAAGTGGCCAAGAAGCTCGCCGACGACCTCCAGAAGGAAGTCGATGCACGCTATGCATTCTACGATGCCATGAGCAAGGATACCGAAGGGCTGATCAGCCTGTAA
- a CDS encoding ATP-binding protein — protein MKLIERTEYLDTLKNVRGTPDIKVITGIRRSGKSKLLESFAEWIAKNDKKANIIKINFNLTKFEKLQNYSALEEYAEQAYKPKKTNYLFIDEVQLCDSFEKALNSLHATEKFDIYVTGSNAFLLSSDLATLFTGRTFEIPVFPFSFAEYTKYYKPKKMEDSFESYLKEGGMAGSFLYKTESEKFRYVNEDVFNTLVIRDIVKKYKIRNKVFLEKLIDFLMDNVGNITSIRNVAKTISTTGDKTNHKTIGSYIDYLCKAFAFYKIRRFNIRGKRYLTTEDKYYLSDHSFRYARLGTRNMDYGHVYENMVAMELLRRGYQLYVGVLYKKEIDFVAMKHDEKLYIQVSDNISDKKTFERETAPLLGIKDAYPKMLIARTNHETTQYEGIRIVDVSRWLLGMD, from the coding sequence ATGAAACTGATTGAAAGAACAGAGTATTTGGACACATTGAAAAATGTCAGGGGTACACCCGACATCAAGGTGATAACCGGAATCCGTCGTTCCGGCAAATCAAAATTATTAGAATCCTTTGCAGAATGGATTGCAAAAAATGATAAAAAGGCAAACATCATCAAGATCAACTTCAACTTGACGAAGTTTGAAAAATTACAGAACTATTCCGCACTCGAAGAATATGCAGAACAGGCGTACAAGCCTAAAAAGACAAACTATCTGTTCATCGACGAAGTTCAACTTTGCGACTCGTTCGAAAAGGCTTTGAACAGCCTGCACGCCACGGAAAAATTCGACATCTATGTAACCGGCTCAAATGCATTCCTGCTTAGTAGCGATCTGGCAACGCTCTTTACGGGTAGAACTTTTGAGATACCCGTCTTCCCGTTTTCGTTTGCGGAATACACAAAATACTACAAGCCGAAAAAAATGGAAGACTCGTTCGAATCCTACCTTAAAGAAGGGGGGATGGCGGGTTCCTTCTTATACAAGACTGAAAGCGAAAAGTTCCGTTATGTGAACGAAGATGTTTTCAACACGTTGGTTATCCGCGACATCGTCAAAAAATACAAGATTCGGAACAAGGTCTTTCTTGAAAAACTGATTGACTTTTTGATGGACAATGTCGGCAACATCACCTCCATCCGAAATGTCGCCAAGACAATCAGCACCACAGGCGACAAGACGAACCATAAAACCATAGGTTCTTACATCGATTATTTATGCAAGGCATTCGCCTTCTACAAAATCCGAAGATTCAACATTCGCGGAAAAAGATACTTGACCACGGAAGACAAATACTACTTGAGCGACCATTCGTTCCGCTACGCAAGACTCGGGACCCGCAACATGGACTACGGCCACGTGTACGAAAACATGGTTGCCATGGAATTACTTCGAAGGGGTTACCAACTTTACGTCGGAGTCCTATACAAGAAAGAAATCGACTTTGTAGCAATGAAACATGACGAAAAGCTGTATATCCAGGTATCGGACAACATCTCGGACAAGAAGACTTTTGAAAGGGAAACGGCCCCGCTGCTCGGAATAAAAGACGCATACCCCAAAATGCTCATCGCGAGAACAAACCACGAAACGACCCAGTACGAAGGAATCAGAATCGTCGATGTCTCAAGATGGCTTCTTGGCATGGATTAG
- a CDS encoding FISUMP domain-containing protein yields MKCVKGLGFLWVAVLAAFFALSGCDDSSSASSNGPDESAAVDSSSSVCKDCDDESSSSDKKIESSDNQSKDSSSDAKSNSSSSKKENTKNSSSSQKGESSSSEFVFKLCEDGDTSSIVLAGKIYYNSCKNGQWNQDSIGEYVKPKVYPNMDSVFGSEFKAYGTYEDLRDNNVYKTTKYYEKFQQNGGTVIDSFTVMAQNLNYAEIMIDSTTTVFDDSKVEKRCYKDDPWYCDNYFGARYTWSEAMGLPKVCDSVGVADNPKCNIDLSKKVQGVCPTGWHVMTETEWKHFAYTNGLNMSYSLLSHAVWEKKRGNNPYGMSVLPSGDEYPYNKVSSFWIPYEKSESNGGVVDFTIDDFTVSSARKYGFMSIRCVQDEGDTFLR; encoded by the coding sequence ATGAAGTGTGTCAAGGGTCTTGGTTTCTTGTGGGTGGCGGTGCTCGCGGCGTTCTTCGCCCTTTCCGGTTGCGATGACTCATCGTCGGCCTCTAGCAACGGACCGGATGAAAGTGCGGCGGTTGATTCTTCATCTTCGGTCTGTAAGGATTGTGATGACGAATCAAGTAGCTCTGATAAAAAGATTGAATCTTCTGATAATCAGAGTAAAGATTCTTCAAGCGATGCCAAATCAAATAGTTCGTCATCAAAAAAAGAAAACACAAAAAACAGTAGCTCGTCGCAGAAGGGAGAAAGTAGCAGCTCTGAATTTGTGTTCAAACTTTGTGAAGACGGTGATACCTCATCGATTGTTCTTGCCGGTAAAATCTATTACAATAGTTGCAAAAATGGCCAATGGAATCAAGATTCCATTGGTGAATATGTGAAACCCAAGGTTTACCCGAATATGGATAGCGTATTTGGGTCGGAGTTTAAAGCATACGGCACGTACGAAGATTTGCGTGATAACAATGTTTACAAGACAACCAAATATTATGAAAAGTTCCAGCAGAATGGTGGAACTGTAATAGACAGTTTTACCGTAATGGCTCAGAACCTGAATTACGCAGAAATAATGATTGACAGCACCACGACAGTATTTGATGACAGCAAGGTCGAAAAACGCTGCTACAAGGATGACCCCTGGTATTGCGACAACTACTTTGGTGCCCGTTACACCTGGAGCGAGGCGATGGGACTCCCCAAGGTGTGTGACAGCGTTGGTGTTGCAGATAACCCCAAGTGCAACATTGACCTTAGCAAAAAAGTTCAGGGGGTATGCCCGACGGGTTGGCACGTGATGACGGAAACCGAATGGAAGCACTTTGCCTACACAAACGGATTAAATATGAGTTATTCTCTACTATCTCATGCAGTATGGGAAAAGAAGAGAGGAAATAATCCTTATGGAATGTCCGTGCTACCAAGCGGTGATGAATACCCTTATAATAAAGTGTCCAGTTTTTGGATCCCCTACGAAAAGTCTGAGAGTAATGGCGGAGTAGTTGATTTTACTATTGATGATTTCACAGTAAGTTCGGCAAGAAAGTATGGTTTTATGAGTATTCGATGTGTACAAGACGAAGGCGATACTTTTTTAAGGTAA
- a CDS encoding FISUMP domain-containing protein: MKCVKGLGFLWVAVLAAFFALSACDDSSSASGDETGTSSSSVETSDLDESSSSVDKKSSGNESTEKDKSSSSVKGSEPAEVSSSSAKETKNSSDSKSSSSVKSGESSSSSKDKSSSSVSSSSSEISVSSSSSKDVMGGPCPKEGLKKKIGDEFAKCVDGVWVVYLPPSSSSVARSSSSRGYEPLPSPLGYNLSYGEYEDTRDGTKYATIEITNKYGPDSVPKITFTVFAQNLKYHEKITLGANEQDDDTKVEMYCYNDSVEYCNDWWGGLYQWAEMMALPYECNSKSCADQIDPDHDGFHQGICPSGWHLITKLEMLAVSYATGGSTYIEDRMSTLASEVSYSISFGYNTSGFSFIAAGYRCFEENGDSFFDNIGGGGYYGFPRETEPVENKSMGGGISKYSTFDAANPKKYGVSVRCVKNY, encoded by the coding sequence ATGAAGTGTGTCAAGGGTCTTGGTTTCTTGTGGGTGGCGGTGCTCGCGGCATTCTTCGCCCTTTCCGCCTGCGATGACTCTTCGTCGGCGAGTGGCGACGAAACCGGTACTTCCAGTTCATCGGTAGAAACTTCTGATTTGGATGAGTCATCATCTTCTGTTGACAAGAAGTCGTCAGGAAATGAATCTACGGAAAAAGACAAGTCTTCCAGTAGTGTCAAGGGTTCCGAGCCCGCCGAAGTGTCCAGTAGTTCCGCAAAAGAAACAAAGAACTCGTCCGACTCCAAGAGCTCAAGTTCTGTGAAGTCGGGTGAATCTTCTAGCAGTAGTAAGGATAAGTCCAGTTCGTCAGTTAGTTCATCTTCGAGTGAAATTTCCGTATCTTCTTCTAGTTCTAAAGATGTAATGGGGGGACCTTGCCCAAAAGAAGGCTTAAAGAAAAAAATAGGAGATGAATTCGCCAAATGTGTAGATGGTGTGTGGGTCGTTTATCTTCCTCCCTCATCTAGTTCCGTCGCCCGCAGCAGCAGTAGCCGAGGCTATGAACCCCTGCCGAGTCCATTGGGTTATAACTTGTCTTATGGTGAATATGAAGACACTCGTGATGGAACGAAGTATGCGACCATTGAAATAACGAACAAGTACGGCCCGGACAGCGTTCCTAAAATCACTTTTACAGTTTTTGCGCAAAACCTAAAATATCATGAAAAGATAACGCTCGGTGCAAATGAACAGGACGATGATACCAAGGTTGAAATGTATTGCTATAACGATAGCGTTGAATATTGTAACGACTGGTGGGGCGGACTCTACCAGTGGGCCGAAATGATGGCGTTGCCGTATGAGTGCAATAGCAAGAGTTGTGCCGACCAGATAGATCCCGACCATGATGGGTTCCACCAGGGAATTTGCCCGAGCGGTTGGCACTTGATTACTAAGCTGGAAATGCTCGCCGTATCTTATGCGACAGGCGGAAGCACTTATATTGAAGATCGAATGAGTACGCTTGCGTCGGAGGTCTCGTATTCGATTAGTTTTGGGTACAATACCTCTGGATTTAGTTTTATTGCTGCGGGATATAGATGCTTTGAGGAAAATGGAGATTCTTTTTTTGATAATATTGGAGGGGGGGGGTATTATGGTTTTCCAAGGGAAACCGAGCCTGTAGAAAATAAAAGCATGGGAGGTGGCATTTCAAAATACTCTACGTTTGATGCAGCTAATCCCAAAAAATATGGAGTCTCTGTTCGTTGTGTAAAAAATTATTAA